The following are from one region of the Amycolatopsis sp. QT-25 genome:
- a CDS encoding TlpA disulfide reductase family protein, with the protein MPILTVAVVLVGLLCVLDLLLSFGIIRRLREQNETLKNVQQRAAAEPDIALPAGATIGDFSAATVGGVELSNADIEGSRALVGFFSPGCEPCKERMPQFIEYATRFDGKVVAIAAGSEEETADMVVRLGEVAEVILETDGGVVHKAFGASGYPALCLVDGDRTVLASGWEMSALPVPATL; encoded by the coding sequence ATGCCCATCCTGACCGTCGCCGTCGTGCTCGTCGGACTCCTGTGCGTACTGGACCTGCTGCTCAGCTTCGGCATCATCCGGAGGCTGCGCGAGCAGAACGAGACCCTGAAGAACGTGCAACAGCGGGCGGCCGCGGAGCCGGACATCGCGCTGCCCGCGGGCGCCACGATCGGCGACTTCAGTGCCGCCACGGTCGGTGGCGTCGAGCTGTCCAATGCGGACATCGAGGGTTCTCGCGCCCTTGTCGGTTTCTTTTCGCCGGGATGCGAGCCGTGCAAGGAGCGGATGCCCCAGTTCATCGAGTACGCCACCCGTTTCGACGGCAAAGTGGTCGCGATCGCTGCCGGGAGCGAGGAGGAGACGGCCGACATGGTCGTCCGGCTCGGCGAAGTCGCCGAAGTGATCCTCGAAACCGACGGTGGCGTCGTGCACAAGGCCTTCGGGGCCTCCGGCTATCCCGCGCTCTGTCTGGTCGACGGCGACCGGACCGTGCTGGCCAGCGGGTGGGAGATGTCGGCCCTGCCGGTGCCGGCCACGCTGTGA
- a CDS encoding ABC transporter ATP-binding protein produces the protein MNTSLGARRVLSLLVAAVRLTRRAAPVGTPLYMVLSLLGGAVPIATAWCTKVLLDGLAAGEVWLALLPWAVALAVTGLMVGLLPVGTEYLKQRLDRAVAVVTMDRLYRAMGRLAGIARMEDPRFRDKLRLAQQTGRSGPGQLVDDGVGSVQAAITLGGFLGTLLVINAGMALIVLVAAIPALLANLRLSRARARVMWSIAPTERREVFYADLLASLDAAKELRLLGLGDLFRRRMLVELTAAHAVVEGQDRREARMQGLLAGLTAAVSAGGLVWAAWLAAHGRLSLGDIAIFVASVGGVQGALQSLVARLASAHHSTLLFDHYDEIESQGPDLAVPALPRQIPALRSGIELRDVWFRYAEDQPWVLRGVNLTIPHGHALALVGLNGAGKSTVVKLLCRFYDPDRGAILWDGVDLRDVPVDDLRAKIGAVFQDYMCYDLSAAENIGLGDVSVMEDRERVVAAARRAGAHDIVVGLPRGYDTFLSRMFFDEVDREDPETGVLLSGGQWQRLALARAFLRDRRDLMILDEPSSGLDAEAEHEVHSSLRRHREGATSVLISHRLGAVRDASAIAVLAEGRVAELGSHDELIASDGEYARLFRLQASGYDEVVSQ, from the coding sequence GTGAACACCTCCCTCGGCGCCCGCCGGGTCCTGAGCCTGCTCGTGGCGGCGGTCCGCCTCACCCGGCGGGCCGCCCCGGTGGGAACGCCGCTGTACATGGTGCTTTCGCTGCTCGGCGGCGCCGTCCCGATCGCGACCGCGTGGTGCACCAAGGTGCTCCTCGACGGCTTGGCCGCCGGTGAGGTCTGGCTGGCACTGCTCCCGTGGGCGGTCGCTCTCGCGGTCACCGGGCTGATGGTGGGCCTGCTCCCGGTCGGCACCGAATACCTCAAGCAACGGCTCGACCGAGCGGTCGCCGTGGTGACGATGGACCGGCTCTACCGGGCGATGGGCAGGCTGGCCGGGATCGCGAGGATGGAGGACCCGCGCTTCCGCGACAAGCTCCGGCTCGCGCAGCAGACCGGCCGCAGCGGTCCCGGTCAGCTCGTCGACGACGGGGTCGGTTCGGTGCAGGCGGCCATCACGCTGGGCGGATTCCTCGGGACGCTGCTGGTGATCAACGCGGGGATGGCCCTGATCGTGCTGGTGGCGGCGATTCCCGCGTTGCTCGCGAATCTGCGGTTGAGCCGCGCCAGGGCGCGGGTCATGTGGTCGATCGCGCCCACCGAACGGCGCGAGGTGTTCTACGCGGATCTGCTGGCGAGCCTGGACGCCGCGAAAGAACTGCGGCTGCTCGGGCTCGGTGACCTGTTCCGGCGGAGAATGCTCGTCGAACTGACCGCCGCGCACGCCGTCGTCGAAGGCCAGGATCGCCGGGAGGCGCGGATGCAGGGCCTGCTGGCCGGGCTGACGGCGGCAGTTTCGGCCGGTGGCCTGGTCTGGGCCGCGTGGCTGGCGGCACACGGCAGGCTCTCGCTCGGCGACATCGCCATCTTCGTGGCGTCCGTCGGCGGGGTGCAGGGCGCGTTGCAGAGCCTCGTCGCCCGGCTGGCTTCCGCGCACCATTCGACGTTGCTGTTCGACCACTACGACGAAATCGAGTCGCAGGGCCCGGATCTCGCTGTTCCCGCTTTGCCGCGGCAGATCCCGGCGCTGAGGTCGGGTATCGAACTGCGTGACGTCTGGTTCCGCTACGCCGAGGACCAGCCGTGGGTACTGCGCGGCGTGAACCTGACCATCCCGCACGGGCACGCGCTGGCCCTGGTCGGGTTGAACGGTGCCGGGAAGTCGACGGTGGTCAAGCTGCTGTGCCGGTTCTACGACCCGGATCGCGGCGCCATCCTCTGGGACGGCGTGGATCTGCGGGACGTGCCGGTCGACGACCTGCGCGCGAAGATCGGCGCGGTGTTCCAGGACTACATGTGTTACGACCTCAGCGCCGCCGAGAACATCGGACTCGGCGACGTGTCCGTGATGGAGGATCGGGAGCGGGTCGTCGCGGCCGCCCGGCGGGCGGGCGCCCACGACATCGTGGTCGGCTTGCCGCGAGGTTACGACACGTTTCTCTCGCGGATGTTCTTCGACGAGGTCGACCGGGAGGATCCGGAGACAGGGGTGCTGCTGTCGGGTGGTCAGTGGCAGCGACTCGCGCTGGCGCGGGCGTTCCTGCGTGACCGCCGGGATCTGATGATCCTGGACGAACCGAGTTCCGGACTGGACGCGGAGGCCGAGCACGAAGTGCACAGCAGTCTGCGGCGGCACCGGGAAGGCGCGACGAGCGTGCTGATCTCGCATCGCCTCGGCGCCGTCCGCGACGCGTCGGCGATCGCGGTACTCGCCGAGGGCCGGGTCGCCGAACTGGGTTCTCACGACGAGTTGATCGCCTCGGACGGGGAGTACGCGCGGCTGTTCCGCCTGCAGGCTTCGGGTTATGACGAGGTGGTGTCCCAGTGA
- a CDS encoding cold shock domain-containing protein, whose translation MAHGTVKFYKLEKGWGAIASPDLPQGFDAWVHFSAIGMDGIRALEAGDQVEFDYEEVQQDSFRFRATRVRKL comes from the coding sequence ATGGCGCACGGCACCGTCAAGTTCTACAAACTCGAGAAGGGCTGGGGAGCGATCGCATCGCCCGACCTGCCACAAGGCTTCGACGCATGGGTCCACTTCAGCGCGATCGGGATGGACGGCATCCGCGCCCTGGAAGCCGGCGACCAAGTCGAGTTCGACTACGAAGAAGTCCAACAGGACAGCTTCCGCTTCCGCGCGACCCGCGTCCGCAAGCTGTGA
- a CDS encoding RidA family protein: MTDPEYLTPAGLHHVPGGFTPVVLVSGADLVFLSGQVAWDEQGNLCGTDHVSQIRQIARNLDTALAAVGCGREHIIKETVYVVDYHPQVLSGLFAVLRQGGSRPPASTLVGVAALFEPGVLVEVDVVAKMATR, encoded by the coding sequence ATGACCGATCCCGAGTACCTGACGCCCGCAGGTCTCCACCACGTTCCCGGAGGCTTCACCCCCGTCGTGCTCGTCTCCGGCGCCGACCTCGTCTTCCTGTCCGGACAGGTCGCCTGGGACGAGCAGGGGAACCTGTGCGGAACGGACCATGTGTCCCAGATCCGGCAGATCGCGCGGAACCTCGACACCGCGCTCGCGGCCGTCGGTTGCGGACGCGAGCACATCATCAAGGAAACCGTGTACGTCGTGGACTACCACCCCCAGGTGCTCTCCGGGCTCTTCGCGGTACTGCGCCAAGGGGGGTCCCGGCCTCCGGCGAGCACCCTGGTCGGGGTCGCCGCGCTGTTCGAACCCGGCGTGCTGGTCGAGGTCGACGTCGTCGCGAAGATGGCCACCCGATGA
- a CDS encoding FAD-dependent monooxygenase, giving the protein MDADVVISGAGPTGLLLGAELALAGLRVRILERQEARHGQSRALTLHPRSIEILDLRGIADRFLAVGHTVPSWHFAGLPRKLDFSVLDTRHGHTLFLEQARTERLLEDRARELGAEISYGHEVVSLTQTGDGVDVVGVGPDGDFSLRAAYLVGCDGGRSKVRECAGIGFPGSDSTMSTMLGDFAVSDKEEIAAAGQVPVLIAPLSGGVTRFVVTSPGRMRIPPAEPVTFEEFREALVELTGTSFGVAEPQWLSRFGNATRLAENYRAGRVFLAGDAAHIHFPAGGQGLNTGLQDAMNLGWKLAAEIKGWAPPGLLDTYHAERFPVGQLVADNTQAQTLLLELTLVPDYRRPVIALRGLLDSLLDLPEVNARLAGLVSALATSYPAPDDDPLVGTRMPDLSLCSPGTKVSKLVHSGTFGYVDFTGDGAAQVTEGWKDRIAVATGDDRAWAEDVGEVLVRPDGHIAWVRRENDLPDSASREAGLTAWAGTPDRAAVRR; this is encoded by the coding sequence GTGGATGCCGATGTGGTGATCAGCGGAGCGGGCCCGACGGGCCTGTTGCTCGGCGCCGAACTCGCGCTGGCCGGATTGCGGGTCCGAATACTCGAACGGCAGGAGGCGCGGCACGGGCAGTCCCGCGCCCTCACACTGCATCCCCGCAGCATCGAGATCCTCGACCTGCGCGGTATCGCCGATCGCTTTCTCGCCGTCGGCCATACCGTCCCGAGCTGGCATTTCGCGGGCCTGCCACGAAAACTGGACTTCTCCGTCCTCGACACCCGCCACGGTCACACCCTGTTCCTGGAGCAGGCCCGGACAGAGCGACTGCTCGAAGATCGTGCACGGGAACTCGGAGCCGAAATCTCCTATGGGCACGAAGTCGTGTCGCTGACTCAGACCGGCGACGGAGTCGACGTCGTGGGAGTGGGGCCTGACGGGGACTTCAGCCTTCGCGCGGCGTATCTCGTTGGCTGTGATGGTGGCCGCAGCAAGGTCCGGGAGTGCGCCGGCATCGGTTTTCCGGGATCGGACAGCACGATGAGCACCATGCTCGGCGACTTCGCCGTCTCCGACAAGGAGGAGATCGCCGCGGCCGGGCAAGTCCCCGTGCTGATCGCCCCGCTGTCCGGCGGCGTGACCCGCTTCGTGGTCACCAGTCCGGGGCGTATGCGTATCCCGCCGGCGGAACCGGTGACTTTCGAAGAGTTCCGCGAAGCGCTGGTGGAACTGACGGGTACGTCCTTCGGAGTCGCGGAGCCACAGTGGCTGTCGCGCTTCGGCAACGCCACACGGCTGGCCGAGAACTACCGGGCCGGCCGGGTGTTCCTCGCCGGCGACGCGGCGCACATCCATTTTCCCGCAGGCGGGCAGGGCCTCAACACCGGTCTGCAGGACGCGATGAACCTGGGCTGGAAGCTCGCTGCCGAGATCAAGGGCTGGGCCCCGCCGGGTCTGCTCGACACCTACCACGCGGAGCGCTTCCCGGTGGGACAACTGGTCGCCGACAACACCCAGGCCCAGACGTTGCTGCTCGAACTCACCCTGGTACCCGACTACCGGCGTCCGGTGATCGCGCTGCGCGGGCTGCTGGACTCCCTTCTGGACCTCCCCGAGGTCAACGCCCGGCTGGCCGGTCTCGTGTCCGCGCTGGCGACGTCCTACCCGGCACCGGACGACGACCCGCTCGTCGGCACCCGCATGCCCGATCTGTCCCTGTGCTCACCAGGCACGAAAGTCTCGAAACTGGTGCACAGCGGCACATTCGGCTACGTCGACTTCACCGGGGACGGCGCGGCACAGGTCACCGAGGGATGGAAGGACCGGATCGCGGTAGCCACCGGTGACGATCGGGCCTGGGCCGAGGACGTCGGCGAAGTGCTCGTCCGGCCGGACGGCCATATCGCGTGGGTTCGCCGCGAAAACGACCTCCCGGACTCCGCGAGCCGGGAAGCTGGGCTCACGGCCTGGGCTGGAACCCCTGATCGTGCGGCGGTGCGGCGATGA
- a CDS encoding geranylgeranyl reductase family protein produces MRDVAEWDLVIVGAGPAGTTAAIAALNANPSARVLMLDTADFPRDKVCGDGVAPHSMDVLADLGVPVTELAAGTRPITTLSLTSPQGLHAKRNFARPAFVIPRALFDARLVQAAQRKGAVLRRHRVRTLVQQDELVLVDGTIRARTVIGADGAESVVRRQCGAEKPRAGTIAIALRGYTHAGLWPPGEQRLVMASAHWPAYAWVFPAGDGTANVGYGELIRTAPPSRADLTARLYGLLPDLPPVRLRGHRLPLSPGRPCVARGRVLLAGDAASLINPLTGEGIYYAVLSGALAGASAATSDPARAYRQALRHRLGRHLRHTDILARLARTPRLVDVATAAARDDQRAFDRVIEIGLGAGTLDLSLITMLLTALTRRSGEAL; encoded by the coding sequence ATGCGCGACGTGGCCGAGTGGGACCTGGTGATCGTCGGCGCCGGACCCGCGGGAACGACGGCGGCAATCGCCGCATTGAACGCGAATCCGTCCGCGCGCGTACTCATGCTGGACACCGCCGACTTCCCCCGGGACAAGGTCTGCGGTGACGGGGTCGCACCGCACTCGATGGACGTTCTCGCCGATCTCGGGGTGCCGGTCACCGAACTCGCGGCAGGTACCAGGCCCATCACCACACTCAGCCTCACATCACCACAAGGCCTGCACGCCAAGCGGAATTTCGCGCGGCCCGCCTTCGTCATCCCTCGCGCGCTCTTCGACGCGAGGCTCGTGCAGGCCGCTCAACGGAAGGGCGCGGTACTCCGACGCCATCGTGTCCGCACACTCGTCCAGCAGGACGAGCTGGTCCTCGTCGACGGCACGATCCGCGCCCGGACCGTCATCGGCGCGGACGGTGCGGAATCGGTCGTCCGACGACAATGCGGCGCCGAAAAACCCCGGGCAGGCACCATCGCGATCGCCTTGCGCGGATACACCCACGCGGGTCTCTGGCCGCCCGGTGAACAACGGCTCGTCATGGCCAGCGCGCACTGGCCCGCCTACGCCTGGGTGTTCCCGGCCGGGGACGGCACCGCCAACGTCGGTTACGGCGAACTCATTCGAACCGCACCACCGTCCCGGGCGGATCTGACCGCACGCTTATACGGGCTCCTCCCGGATCTACCGCCAGTTCGGTTACGCGGGCACCGCCTGCCCCTTTCCCCCGGCCGGCCCTGTGTCGCGCGCGGCAGGGTACTGCTGGCGGGCGACGCTGCTTCGCTGATCAATCCACTGACAGGCGAGGGCATCTACTACGCGGTTCTCTCCGGCGCCCTGGCAGGCGCTTCCGCCGCGACATCGGATCCTGCCCGCGCCTACCGCCAGGCTTTGCGGCACCGGCTCGGCAGACATCTGCGGCACACCGACATCCTCGCCCGGCTCGCCCGTACGCCACGGCTGGTCGACGTCGCCACCGCGGCCGCCCGCGACGACCAGCGTGCCTTCGACCGCGTCATCGAGATCGGCCTCGGAGCGGGCACCCTCGATCTCTCACTGATCACGATGTTGCTCACTGCCCTGACGCGGCGTTCTGGCGAAGCGCTCTGA
- a CDS encoding 3-oxoacyl-[acyl-carrier-protein] synthase III C-terminal domain-containing protein encodes MTEVTTISAVHGVLPPHRYPQAQLTELFGRLCLPDSAARAVANRFHTSARVSTRHLAMPIENYENLDNFTAANDAFLSVAVDLGCEAALAALDDAGLAPSDVDLVVSTTVTGIAVPSLDARIASRIGMRSDVKRIPIVGLGCLAGAAGIARLHDYLRGWPTSVAMLISVELCSLTVQRGDASAANMIASGLFGDGAAAVVAVGDRHRAARTGPRVVDSVSHLYENSERAMGWDIGSTGLKVVLGAEVPELVHKYLAGDVEHLLARHGLDIGDVARWICHPGGPKVIEAIQTVLGLDEDDLAMTWSSLDRIGNLSSASVLHVFADTVADRPASAGDWGVVMAMGPGFCAELVLLQW; translated from the coding sequence GTGACAGAGGTGACGACAATTTCGGCGGTCCATGGAGTCCTTCCGCCGCATCGCTATCCCCAGGCGCAACTGACCGAACTATTCGGCAGACTCTGCCTGCCGGACTCGGCCGCGCGCGCTGTGGCGAACCGGTTCCACACCAGCGCGCGGGTCAGCACCCGTCACCTGGCAATGCCCATCGAAAACTATGAGAACCTCGATAATTTCACCGCGGCGAACGACGCGTTCCTCTCGGTCGCGGTGGACCTGGGCTGCGAGGCCGCGCTCGCCGCTCTCGACGACGCAGGCCTCGCCCCCTCCGATGTGGATCTCGTGGTGTCCACGACGGTGACCGGCATCGCCGTGCCCTCCTTGGACGCCCGCATCGCGTCGCGGATCGGGATGCGGTCAGACGTCAAACGGATCCCGATCGTCGGGCTGGGTTGCCTGGCCGGAGCGGCGGGTATCGCGCGATTACACGACTACCTGCGTGGCTGGCCGACGTCGGTGGCGATGCTGATCTCTGTCGAGCTGTGCTCGCTCACCGTCCAGCGTGGGGACGCCAGTGCCGCCAACATGATCGCGTCCGGACTGTTCGGTGACGGCGCCGCCGCGGTGGTCGCGGTGGGCGACAGGCATCGAGCCGCGAGGACAGGACCGCGGGTTGTGGATTCGGTCAGCCACCTGTATGAGAACTCTGAACGCGCGATGGGATGGGACATCGGCAGCACCGGGTTGAAAGTGGTGCTGGGTGCGGAAGTGCCGGAACTGGTGCACAAGTACCTGGCGGGCGATGTCGAGCACCTGCTGGCCAGGCACGGATTGGACATCGGCGATGTCGCGCGCTGGATCTGTCATCCCGGTGGGCCGAAGGTGATCGAGGCGATCCAGACGGTCCTGGGCTTGGACGAGGACGATCTGGCGATGACATGGAGTTCGCTGGACCGGATCGGGAACCTGTCGTCGGCCTCGGTGCTGCACGTCTTCGCCGACACCGTCGCCGACCGACCGGCGTCCGCCGGTGATTGGGGTGTGGTGATGGCGATGGGCCCGGGTTTCTGCGCCGAGCTGGTGTTGCTGCAATGGTGA
- a CDS encoding NAD(P)/FAD-dependent oxidoreductase — protein sequence MPDHLHDVIVVGGGPAGLAVALGCARAGMDVVVCEKRTGVIDKACGEGLMPGAVRALAALGIDPPGYPIEGITYRQGATVAHAMFRAGSGLGVRRTALHDALRTGIYRQGVPVLPMAITELTQHDGHVRAGELRARYLVAADGLHSTVRDLAGLAKTGTTRSEGRHRWGLRRHYALAPFSSAVEVTWADRSEAYVTPVGPGTIGVAILSSVRAGFSEQLTAFPDLAARLSGAEPVSSVRGAGPLRQRTSSRVAGRVLLAGDAAGYVDALTGEGLAVSLTTAAALVRCLRADRPAAYDHVWKRTSRRSRWLTETLLWARGRPAFAPRIVPAAARAPRLFAAVVDQLAR from the coding sequence ATGCCTGATCATCTGCACGATGTGATCGTGGTCGGCGGTGGTCCCGCCGGGCTCGCCGTCGCACTCGGTTGTGCGCGGGCGGGCATGGACGTCGTGGTGTGCGAAAAGCGCACCGGTGTGATCGACAAGGCGTGTGGGGAAGGGCTCATGCCGGGCGCCGTGCGCGCCTTGGCGGCGCTCGGCATCGATCCGCCGGGATACCCGATCGAGGGCATCACCTACCGGCAGGGAGCGACGGTCGCGCACGCGATGTTCCGCGCCGGCTCTGGCCTGGGCGTACGGCGCACCGCACTCCACGACGCCCTCCGTACCGGAATATACCGACAAGGCGTACCGGTCCTGCCGATGGCGATCACTGAACTCACCCAGCACGATGGGCATGTACGGGCGGGTGAGCTGCGAGCGCGCTATCTGGTCGCCGCCGACGGGCTGCACTCCACGGTCCGCGACCTCGCCGGCCTCGCCAAGACCGGCACCACAAGGTCCGAGGGCAGGCACCGCTGGGGGCTGCGCCGTCACTACGCCCTCGCCCCGTTCTCCAGTGCGGTCGAGGTGACATGGGCGGATCGATCCGAGGCCTACGTGACGCCGGTCGGACCGGGCACGATCGGCGTGGCGATCCTGTCCTCGGTCCGCGCCGGGTTCTCCGAACAACTCACCGCCTTCCCCGACCTCGCGGCACGCCTTTCCGGAGCGGAACCGGTCTCGTCGGTCCGGGGCGCCGGCCCGCTCCGGCAGCGAACCTCAAGCCGGGTCGCCGGTCGTGTCCTGCTCGCCGGGGATGCGGCCGGTTACGTCGACGCCCTCACCGGAGAAGGACTCGCGGTCTCCCTCACCACTGCGGCGGCACTTGTTCGCTGCCTGCGGGCGGACCGGCCCGCCGCCTACGACCACGTCTGGAAGCGGACCTCGCGACGGTCACGCTGGCTGACCGAAACACTGCTGTGGGCGCGCGGACGGCCCGCGTTCGCACCGCGGATCGTGCCGGCTGCCGCCCGTGCCCCTCGGTTGTTCGCCGCCGTCGTCGACCAGCTCGCACGCTGA
- a CDS encoding isoprenylcysteine carboxyl methyltransferase family protein, with protein sequence MVSQIWYTVLVGLVAAERLAELVVAKRNLAWSLARGGRETGFGHYPFMVVLHTGLLAGCLLEVWLAGRVFTPVLGWLMLALVLASQALRWWCIRALGRQWNTRIVVVPGLPRVTGGPYRLLPHPNYVAVVVEGFALPLVHGAWLTALVFSVLNAGLLTVRIRAENRALRSAHA encoded by the coding sequence ATGGTGAGCCAAATCTGGTACACGGTCCTGGTAGGACTGGTCGCGGCGGAACGGCTGGCCGAACTGGTCGTCGCGAAACGCAATCTGGCCTGGAGTCTGGCGCGGGGAGGGCGGGAGACCGGGTTCGGGCACTACCCCTTCATGGTCGTGCTGCACACCGGGCTACTGGCCGGTTGCCTGCTTGAAGTGTGGCTGGCCGGCCGGGTCTTCACGCCGGTGCTGGGCTGGTTGATGCTGGCGTTGGTGCTCGCATCACAGGCGTTGCGATGGTGGTGCATCCGCGCTCTCGGCCGTCAGTGGAACACCCGCATCGTGGTCGTCCCGGGGCTCCCCCGCGTCACCGGCGGCCCCTATCGCCTGTTGCCTCACCCGAACTACGTCGCGGTCGTCGTCGAGGGTTTCGCCCTGCCGCTCGTGCACGGCGCCTGGCTGACGGCCCTCGTGTTCAGTGTGCTGAACGCCGGGCTGCTGACGGTTCGGATCCGCGCCGAGAACCGGGCGCTGAGGTCGGCGCATGCCTGA
- a CDS encoding UbiA family prenyltransferase, with amino-acid sequence MTGSPTAPDGAPPDAGTRSRRQHLWRGLAGACHPVPGLAVTLVSVILAVGTGLDVAKVGLLGAAVLTGQLSIGWSNDWIDATRDRAVGRPDKPVAAGTVPPVVIAGAASVSLMAAIVLSALLGPAAAVALLIVVVAGWAYNLGLKATIWSGATYLLAFGALPVAPYVALPGQPWPPWWIPITGALIGFGAHFANVLPDLRADAETGVRGLPHRFGPRNGVIVMATALATASVILGVAPATTSTVFALTVSGVGIALAAATAVAAVRAPLSPVAFRLTIVSAILDVTLLIVITA; translated from the coding sequence ATGACCGGTTCACCGACCGCACCGGACGGCGCTCCACCCGACGCGGGCACCAGATCCCGGCGGCAACATCTGTGGCGGGGTCTGGCTGGTGCGTGCCATCCCGTTCCGGGACTCGCGGTGACCTTGGTGTCGGTGATCCTGGCCGTGGGTACCGGGCTCGACGTGGCCAAGGTGGGTTTGCTCGGTGCCGCGGTGCTGACCGGCCAGCTGTCGATCGGCTGGTCCAACGATTGGATCGATGCCACACGGGACCGCGCGGTCGGGCGGCCGGACAAGCCGGTCGCTGCCGGAACCGTCCCACCGGTGGTGATCGCCGGAGCCGCGTCGGTCTCTCTGATGGCGGCGATCGTGCTGTCGGCGCTGCTGGGACCGGCCGCAGCGGTGGCGCTCTTGATCGTGGTCGTGGCTGGGTGGGCGTACAACCTCGGGCTCAAAGCCACGATCTGGTCCGGAGCGACTTATCTGCTCGCTTTCGGTGCGCTGCCTGTCGCGCCGTACGTCGCGTTGCCCGGGCAGCCGTGGCCGCCGTGGTGGATACCGATCACCGGCGCACTCATCGGGTTCGGCGCCCACTTCGCGAACGTTCTGCCCGACCTTCGGGCGGACGCGGAAACCGGTGTACGCGGTCTGCCGCACCGATTCGGCCCCCGAAACGGGGTGATCGTCATGGCCACGGCACTGGCCACCGCGTCGGTGATCCTCGGCGTCGCCCCCGCCACGACTTCCACGGTGTTCGCGCTGACGGTGTCGGGGGTGGGGATCGCGTTGGCCGCCGCGACCGCCGTGGCCGCGGTCCGGGCACCGCTAAGCCCCGTGGCGTTTCGGCTGACGATCGTGAGCGCGATCCTGGATGTCACGCTACTGATCGTCATCACTGCTTAG
- a CDS encoding MauE/DoxX family redox-associated membrane protein, with amino-acid sequence MGYVAVSAMVLCGLTLLVSAVSKVRGRDSYAEFVASVPAFGIPARWARLFAAVTLGAEFAITVLLLPAGVLVAAGSVPGWWLGAAGLVSAAAVFGVLTAAVWRAVTRRTGAVCHCFGPARTVLAPRHIVRNALLLLVAALGAGTLSGVDGVEPVAAVLAAAVGAVGAVAVVRFEDLAELFVGPVPDAR; translated from the coding sequence ATGGGTTACGTGGCCGTGTCCGCGATGGTCCTTTGCGGACTGACGCTGCTGGTGTCCGCCGTCAGCAAGGTGCGGGGAAGGGACTCCTATGCGGAGTTCGTGGCGTCGGTGCCCGCGTTCGGGATCCCGGCGCGGTGGGCCCGGCTGTTCGCCGCGGTCACACTGGGGGCGGAGTTCGCGATCACCGTTCTCCTGCTTCCGGCCGGTGTGCTGGTCGCGGCCGGTTCGGTACCGGGCTGGTGGCTCGGTGCTGCCGGGCTGGTGTCGGCTGCCGCAGTGTTCGGCGTGCTGACCGCGGCGGTATGGCGCGCGGTGACGCGCCGGACCGGTGCGGTGTGCCACTGCTTCGGCCCGGCGCGAACCGTACTCGCGCCCCGGCACATCGTGCGAAACGCGCTCCTGCTGCTGGTCGCGGCGCTCGGCGCCGGCACCCTGTCCGGTGTGGACGGTGTGGAACCGGTCGCCGCCGTCCTCGCTGCCGCCGTCGGCGCGGTGGGCGCCGTGGCCGTGGTGCGGTTCGAGGACCTCGCGGAACTCTTCGTCGGCCCGGTCCCCGATGCTCGCTGA
- a CDS encoding S26 family signal peptidase, protein MYVLLAVAAVIVAAVAWLVTMRRRLIVVTVHGVSMEPTYVAGDRLLVRRSRLAGVRTGQVVVVQGGPGAPGDPTAGRLVKRAVAVPGDPVPARIPVPDDVVPAGNLLVLGDNPARSNDSRRLGYIPADALIGVVLRPIGQR, encoded by the coding sequence ATGTACGTGCTGCTCGCAGTGGCCGCGGTGATCGTCGCCGCCGTCGCCTGGCTCGTGACGATGCGCCGGCGGTTGATCGTCGTGACGGTGCACGGGGTGAGCATGGAACCCACCTACGTCGCCGGTGATCGGCTGCTGGTGCGGCGGTCACGGCTGGCGGGGGTACGCACCGGGCAGGTCGTCGTGGTGCAGGGCGGCCCCGGCGCACCCGGCGACCCGACTGCCGGACGGCTGGTGAAGCGTGCCGTGGCGGTGCCGGGAGACCCCGTCCCGGCGCGGATCCCGGTGCCCGACGACGTCGTCCCCGCGGGCAACCTGCTGGTACTGGGCGACAATCCCGCGCGCAGTAACGACTCCCGGCGGCTCGGCTACATCCCGGCGGACGCGCTGATCGGCGTCGTGCTCCGCCCGATCGGGCAGAGGTGA